One segment of Panicum virgatum strain AP13 chromosome 3K, P.virgatum_v5, whole genome shotgun sequence DNA contains the following:
- the LOC120701563 gene encoding aspartic proteinase nepenthesin-1-like codes for MAKPLLCLAFFCASLWWVAVAASAAGLRLELTHIDAKNCRTGEERVRRAIERTRRRLASMGGGVAAPVRWSETQYVAEYLIGDPPQLSEAIVDTGSDLVWTQCAACRPGCFGQDLPYYNSSRSRTAQAVPCDGAVCAVASPETRCGTRGGGGRACTVVVRYAAGDIAGLLGTEVFTFRSEKVRLAFGCVTASRLTPGSLDGASGIIGLGRGALSLVSQLRDTKFSYCLTPYSRDAAVHPSHLFVGASAGLNGGDAPVTSVPFAENPKEYPFSSFYYLPLVGMTVGSARLAVAAAAFGLRQVATGVWAGGVVIDSGSPFTSLVDAAYQALRSELVRQLGASLVRPRIEGLDLCVARGDAGGVVPPLVLHFGGGGGDVVVPPENYWGSVDAATECMVLFNAAARPGATLPLNETTIIGNYMQQDKHLLYDLGNGVLSFQPADCSSM; via the coding sequence ATGGCGAAGCCTTTGCTCTGTCTCGCGTTCTTCTGCGCCTCCCTGTGgtgggtcgccgtcgccgcctccgcggCCGGCCTCCGCCTCGAGCTCACCCACATCGACGCCAAGAACTGCCGCACCGGCGAGGAGCGCGTGCGCCGCGCCATCGagcgcacccgccgccgcctggcgtcCATGGGCGGCGGGGTGGCCGCGCCCGTCCGCTGGTCGGAGACGCAGTACGTCGCCGAGTACCTCATCGGCGACCCGCCGCAGCTTTCCGAGGCCATCGTCGACACTGGCAGCGACCTCGTCTGGacgcagtgcgccgcctgccgccccgGCTGCTTCGGCCAGGACCTCCCCTACTACAACTCCTCCCGCTCGCGCACCGCCCAGGCCGTGCCGTGCGACGGCGCCGTGTGCGCCGTCGCCAGCCCCGAGACCCGGTGcggcacgcgcggcggcggcggcagggcgtgCACCGTCGTCGTccgctacgccgccggcgacatCGCGGGGCTCCTGGGCACCGAGGTGTTCACGTTCCGGTCGGAGAAGGTGAGGCTCGCGTTCGGGTGCGTCACCGCGTCGAGGCTCACGCCGGGCTCCCTGGACGGCGCGTCCGGTATCATCGggctcggccgcggcgcgctctCGCTGGTCTCCCAGCTCCGCGACACCAAGTTCTCCTACTGCCTCACGCCCTACTcgcgcgacgccgccgtccACCCGAGCCACCTGTTCGTCGGCGCGTCCGCCGGCCTGAACGGCGGCGACGCGCCGGTGACATCCGTGCCGTTCGCCGAGAACCCCAAGGAGTACCCCTTCAGCTCGTTCTACTACCTGCCCCTGGTCGGGATGACCGTGGGCAGCGCcaggctcgccgtcgccgcggcggcgttcggCCTCCGGCAGGTCGCGACGGGGGTgtgggccggcggcgtggtgaTCGACTCCGGTTCCCCGTTCACGAGCCTCGTCGACGCAGCATACCAGGCGCTGAGGTCGGAGCTGGTGCGCCAGCTGGGCGCCAGCCTCGTGCGGCCGCGGATCGAAGGGTTGGACCTGTGCGTCGCGCGGGGAGACGCCGGTGGGGTGGTGCCGCCGCTGGTGCTGcacttcggcggcggcggcggcgacgtggtAGTGCCGCCGGAGAACTACTGGGGGTCCGTGGACGCGGCCACGGAATGCATGGTGCTGTTCAacgccgcggcgcggccgggcgcgACGCTGCCGTTGAACGAGACGACCATCATCGGCAACTACATGCAGCAGGACAAGCACCTGCTCTACGACCTCGGCAATGGCGTGCTCTCCTTCCAGCCTGCGGATTGCAGCTCCATGTAA